CTCTGCATTATCTAACCACTTGTCTAGATTCTCCAGACTGAATGGTGACTTTTCCTGTTCGCCTAAGATTTCCGCAGTGAACTCTCTTTTCTTTACCCTCGCGGATGGCAGGAATTTTCACCATCATGGTCTGTCTgagttttttttgcataatcttCACAAAGGTCCTGGAAACGACTCAACTTTTGTGAATTTGTGGAAAATTCTTAACCACTTCTTCATCCAGAGAATCATTGCATCTCATTTCCATTTCTTTGATGTTTTCTAGAGCATTCACAGCTTTCCTCAGCAACCCATCACTAATCTTACTCTTCATCTCTTCAGCTGTTGGGTCCAGTTTCTTCAGCGTTGTCAGCGACACTTTGACAGGAACTGTCTTCTCTCCATTGCCACCAAGGAGCTTTGGAAGCTGTGAGTATGTCTTGACTGCATCTTCAAATGTCGAGGGGTTGCTGTCAAGAATGAAGTCTCCGTAGAATTTGCAGGAGAATTTTTTAGTTGCAGCTTTTTCTTCATCACTCAGCTTGACGTCAACTTTTGCCTCAAAGTTAAACGTTGGAATCTTCTTAATTGCAGCCTGCATGCTGGCCTCGATGTTCTTAACACTGCTCCTCTCCAGTTTCTCGCtgtcaaacacaaagaaagcatTTGCTCCATAAAGGATGCCTGTGACTACGTGTGTTGCATGGCTCTTCTTAATGACATCTTGTATTTGTGTGGTCTTTGCTTCAAGATGGGTCATTGTCAGTCGTTCATATGCAGTCGTAGCACTGAACTGAAgcgtcactctgctctggtTCTTGGATTTCTTGTTGTCATTCAGATACCTGGCGGATCCTCCAACCTCAACCAGTCCCCCCAGGAAACTGGCTTTGACAGAAGCCCTGACATCCAGCAGAGAAGACTTGGACTCAATTGAGTCTGATGCAGTAATTTCATAGTTGCTACTGGTCTGATTCTGCCTAGTGCTGTACTTTTTAATCGTTTCCGTGTCCCACAGTGTGAAATCTGcaaaaaacataacaacagCAATTTTtaagtagaaaaaaacaaagtttcatAAAACTCCTATTATTGTCCTTTTGGTGGCAGAAGTACACAACTAAAAcataaacactgggtcaccagaACCAGGACAATGACAagaacaagatctagagtgtgaatAAAGTGGTGGGTGAGTTCCTTTACATTTTTAGAGTAGCCAGTTGAGGCTAATAGATTAAAAGTTGTATTAAGGCTGTCATTTTCAGCATCCATGTAGAGTGTTAAAATTGCCCACAATAACTGTTTTATTTGAGCTgtgcactaaatcagataaaaagtctgagaaaataGAAACTCTGAGAaaggcccaggtggacaatAGATAACGACAAATGAAAcgcattttttaatttatcaatTAGGGTGTACAAGGCTAAGAAttaggctttcaaatgaatttaaACTATGCCTATGGCTGATTAATAAGcttttttatgttaaaatggttttttctgctttttggtttgttttttgttggtttgggaGCAGACACTGTCAGGGGTTGCTGTGTAGATGTGGAGaagaggactcaaatgcaggactcacggTGAAGATTCAGGGTGTTTATTGTGAGGGACAAATGAAGAGAACAGGAGATGGCTGACTGAATGAATAGCTGGCTGATGGAACTGAACACACGCAATGACTTTCTATTAATGACAAGACGCTGTACTGAAGAAACCGAggaacttaaatacacagactgatgaggatgataatgagagaccggtgagtacacagctgaacttaaTCAAACTAACAACACACAGGAAAGTAACTGGCACAGGAAGACAGGAAATGTGAACGAGTGagaaataaactgaacatgaacaaactgaaaatactgggtcaatGTCCCAGGAACGCTGACAGACACAGACTGTAAGAAAATTGGATTTTGGGGTAAACCTGTTATTATtttctaaaaattaaaaaaagaactccTGAAACTATATATTCCATACCAATCAAATGGtgagatgaaaaacacaaaattatagcagttgTACAAAAGTGGTTGGAAGAATTTGGACTTGTAGTACAACCTGACTTGACTTAAGAAAAAGATATTGTGGCTGGGTGTGGTTTTTGGCTCAGCAGCAGGGGAAGTGGAAGTGGGAAGTTCAGGGTGTGACATCTGGGGGAGATTGGTTGGCACAACTGGCAGTAATTATCTAATAACATTTCTACTATATCAGGACCTGAAGGAGGGAGAAATGAAGGCTAGACCTGAGCAGTGATGTGCTGAACTGATGTGTGTGGGCAAACACAGACCAAAGGATTGATGGAAACCTGCCCTGCACATAAaaacatcactgtaaataaaacacacagagcaAACACTGAGGACTGCATGTCTGTTGTGCCAGGTCTGTGAGCTGGGACTATTACAGTGGTGTCAAATCCCAGCTCAACATGTCGGACCCGCAGCCAATGTAGCTGGTGCACACACAGGCGAAAATGTTGGTGGACATGGTGATGGAGGCAGTGACACTGGAGCAGAGCAGTTTTGGAGGAGCTCCCAGGAGGAATTTACAGCGTGGCCGTAGGAACATGTGGGGTCTGTGCTGCGCTCAGCAGTGATGGGTCCGTCGCTGACTCTAGAGAGGAGGAAATGGTAGGGCCTTCATGGGAGACGTCGACGGTTCCAGTAATTAGCTCCATGGAAGATTTTCCATGGAAGATGCAAGTGATGAAAACTGATCATCAAATAGTGTGCCCTGAAGCAGGGCtgacattttcatattttataatGTTTAGGGAAAGATTATATAAGTCATTACACTTGCATACAGGAAGAACACAGCCAGTTGTTGGTGCCGCAAAGCCGCTGGGAAGTTATTTTCTTGGTGGCTCATTACAACCCAATGGCTGGTCATATGGTATGTGATAAAACTCTGGAGCAAAATAATGGCCATTTCACCAGAGTGCATGCAGATATCACTTTGTATTAGTTGTGGTAGATTATGCAACACAATATCCTAAAGCAGTGCTACTGTCCACCATTTGGGTGTGGCACAGACATTTTTTCAAGCCATCTCTCCAGTTAGCATCCCACAAAATATCCTGACTGACTAGGGCACTTCGGCCGaggactagtgagtgtcagtaccacagtccaggatgagacaacaaaccatccatgagtacatcaggaagaCAACCACGTGCTTAGTGAAtgcctcaggcagcagaaacccaaggaagaggaggaaccatcatggaaggacaagcccctgcacggtatgtaccaccggcagatagaggatgtggctgatatccagaaatcctaccagtggctggacaaagctggactgaaaggcagcacagaggcactaatcatggcagcacaagaacaagctctgagcacaagatccatagaggctggggtctatcacaccaggcaagaccccaggtgcaggctgtgtgaaGATtccccctgagacaatccagcacataacagcagggtgcaagatgctgtCTGTTGTgtagtctttgttttgtttttttatgtcagtgagggcactaatgaatgtcccaaaggcagattgcagtgtaaacactgtctcCAGGTGATAcacctgttgtcaggcctgtaGGGTTTAGgtctgtggtgttctcctctgtcttgtggcagactttttgt
The sequence above is a segment of the Oreochromis aureus strain Israel breed Guangdong linkage group 3, ZZ_aureus, whole genome shotgun sequence genome. Coding sequences within it:
- the LOC116316892 gene encoding cytolytic toxin-beta-like encodes the protein MDSEQVEVAALNRPFALGMLYDAKKDKLYTDFTLWDTETIKKYSTRQNQTSSNYEITASDSIESKSSLLDVRASVKASFLGGLVEVGGSARYLNDNKKSKNQSRVTLQFSATTAYERLTMTHLEAKTTQIQDVIKKSHATHVVTGILYGANAFFVFDSEKLERSSVKNIEASMQAAIKKIPTFNFEAKVDVKLSDEEKAATKKFSCKFYGDFILDSNPSTFEDAVKTYSQLPKLLGGNGEKTVPVKVSLTTLKKLDPTAEEMKSKISDGLLRKAVNALENIKEMEMRCNDSLDEEVVKNFPQIHKS